GCCCCGTCGTTCCCGCTCTGGACAAACGCCCCTCCCCGCCCGCACATTGGCGTGATGCGACAAGCGCTCCATCATTTCCGCGTCGAGACGCGCGGCAAGGGCTTCTACGACGTCACGCGCTCCGTCTCGGCCTTTGCGCGCGAGCAGCGATTGACCACCGGCCTCCTCACCCTGTTCTGCCGGCACACCTCCGCCTCGCTGGTCATTCAGGAGAACGCCGACCCCGCCGTGCTGCGCGATCTAGAACGCGCCTTCTCCGGGTTGGCGCCGGAGGGAGAAGGGCTCTATGAGCACGACAGCGAAGGCGCCGACGACATGCCCGCCCATATTCGCGCCGCGCTGACGCAGACGCAGATCTCCATTCCGCTCTCCGGCGGCGCGCTCGCCCTCGGAACCTGGCAGGGCGTCTATCTCTTCGAGCACAGGCGCGGCGCGCACGTCCGCGAGATCGTCGCCCATCTCCTCGGCGAATGATCCATTCTGAGACGCGAATCGCGCAAGCCCTGTAACGGAGCCGCAAGCCTAACAAGCGATAGTTTCAGCGTCGAGCGTATCGGCGAGCGCTGTGGCTTTTGCGCCACGGAGCCACGCGGGAGTCTGCGTATGAGGCGTCGGTCGGGAGTGAGCTGGGCCATCGGCGTGATCGCGCCCTGGTGGCTGGGAACGGGTCTGCTGGTGTCCTTCACCGCCGACGCCGGCCAGCGGCCCGCGGATGGCTGGAGCCTCTCGCCCTTCGCCGCCCGCTCGTCCGCGCGCTCGCGCGTTCATATTGCGCGGCTCGAGATCGGCGCCCCCGACGATCTCGCCGAGCCGCCCGACGAGCGCGAGCCGCATGTCGTGCTCAAGCAGAATGTCCAGCGCTTTCCCGCGGTCAATCGCGCGCATAAGGGCGATCCGCTGATCGCGCTGCGGCCGAGCTTCGATTCGTGGAATGCGGACGGAGTCGAGACGGTGGCCTTGGCGCCCGGCGCCGATGGCGAATCGACGGTCGCCGCCTTCTCGCCCGGCGAAGACGGGCTCGGCGCCGACGACCCCGGCGCTCCGACCACGCAGCGCGGAGCCGGCCAGGCGTCGCCGCGGCAGCGCGGCTCGGCGACGACGCAGCGCGTCGTCTCCAACGAGGCCACCAAGGAGCGCGCCGCCCATGGCGCGACGCCGCAGACGCCGCGCGCCGCCGCGCTCGTTTCATCGACGCCGGCGCGGCGCGACGCTCTGCCGATCGAGGTCGCCTCCTTCTCGCATGCGACGCTCACGCCCGCGACGCCGGCGCGCCCGGATTACGCGGCGCTCATCGACCCCGCCAAGCTCGAGCGCGAGAAGCGTTGCCTCGCCGAGGCGGTCTATTTCGAGGCGCGCAGCGAGCCCGAAGCGGGACAGGCGGCGGTCGCGCAAGTGGTGCTGAACCGTGTTTCCTCGGGCCTCTATCCTGCGAGCGTCTGCGGCGTCGTCTATCAGAACCGCACCCATTACAAGGCCTGCCAATTCTCCTTCGCCTGCGAAGGCCGCAGGCTGCGCATCAATGAGCCGGAAGCCTGGGCGAGCGCGACACGCATCGCCGACGAGGTCATGACCGGCGAGACCTATCTCTCCGACGTCGGCCGCTCGACGCATTACCACGCCAATTATGTGAAGCCGCGCTGGGCGAAAGCGTTGAAGCGAACGGATCGGATCGGCAATCATATCTTCTATCGACTGCGCCCGGGACAGACGTGAGGCGCGCGCGCAACGGCCGTCTCTCAGAGCGCTATCTGATCCAATTGGATCAGATAGAGCGCATTCTGATCGATCGAACGATTCCGTTCGATCGGAAAGCGCTCTAGAGATTGCGGAACGCCTCCCGGCCCACGGTCGTTGACCGACAAAGCGCCGAGGCCGCCATGGTCAAAATCGAGCTGGAACGAAGAAACGCGGAAATCGTCCTCGAGATTCTCGAATACCGCCTCGAAACCATCCATGAGCTCGAGGGGCGGGACGGCGCGAGCCTGAATATGCATCTGCAACGCGAGAAAGACGCCATTGTCCCCACCATCGTGGCGATCGAGGCCAGCCTGAAAGCGGCCCCCCACCAATAGCTCCCTCGCCCCCTCCGGCTTTCGCCTTGGAACGCCCTAGATAAGAGGAAGGCGTTCCGCCCGAGGGAGGTTCTCATGCCGTCCGAAAATGACAGCGGCGATGTCCGCGAGGCCGTCGGCGTGTTCGACACGGCCGACGCGCTGCAGGCCGCGATCGACGAATTGCAGACATCGGGATTCGATCGCGCCGACATCAGCCTGATGACCAGCGAGCATGTCGTCGAGGAGAAGCTCGGCCACCGCTACAAGAAAGTCTCGGAGATGGAGGACGACGCCAATGTCCCGCGCACTTTCTATGTCGCGCCCGAATCCATCGGCGAGGCGCAGGGCGCGCTGGTCGGGGGGCTGTTCTATGTCGGCGCGGTCGGAGCGGCAGGGCTGATCCTCGCG
The sequence above is a segment of the Methylosinus trichosporium OB3b genome. Coding sequences within it:
- a CDS encoding secondary thiamine-phosphate synthase enzyme YjbQ produces the protein MRQALHHFRVETRGKGFYDVTRSVSAFAREQRLTTGLLTLFCRHTSASLVIQENADPAVLRDLERAFSGLAPEGEGLYEHDSEGADDMPAHIRAALTQTQISIPLSGGALALGTWQGVYLFEHRRGAHVREIVAHLLGE
- a CDS encoding cell wall hydrolase, which produces MRRRSGVSWAIGVIAPWWLGTGLLVSFTADAGQRPADGWSLSPFAARSSARSRVHIARLEIGAPDDLAEPPDEREPHVVLKQNVQRFPAVNRAHKGDPLIALRPSFDSWNADGVETVALAPGADGESTVAAFSPGEDGLGADDPGAPTTQRGAGQASPRQRGSATTQRVVSNEATKERAAHGATPQTPRAAALVSSTPARRDALPIEVASFSHATLTPATPARPDYAALIDPAKLEREKRCLAEAVYFEARSEPEAGQAAVAQVVLNRVSSGLYPASVCGVVYQNRTHYKACQFSFACEGRRLRINEPEAWASATRIADEVMTGETYLSDVGRSTHYHANYVKPRWAKALKRTDRIGNHIFYRLRPGQT